A genomic segment from Myxosarcina sp. GI1 encodes:
- a CDS encoding Spy/CpxP family protein refolding chaperone, which yields MTALAQHPQDNHYNDLNSPYAEQLNSPVRGLNAEEVDNLLEGKGAGYARMAELNSYPGPRHVLDLRSQLNLSATQIEKIQKAFNQMQSEAKSLGQTIVAKEQELSEAFTTKKITNVQLHNKTNELARLYGKLRSIHLQAHLQITPLLSVEQIRKYDRIRGYEQDN from the coding sequence ATGACAGCTCTAGCTCAACATCCGCAGGATAACCATTATAATGATTTAAACTCGCCTTACGCAGAACAGTTAAATTCCCCTGTACGGGGTTTGAATGCTGAAGAGGTTGACAATCTCCTGGAGGGTAAAGGTGCTGGCTACGCACGTATGGCTGAACTGAATAGCTATCCAGGTCCTCGTCATGTCTTAGACTTGCGATCGCAGCTAAATCTTTCTGCTACACAGATAGAAAAAATTCAAAAAGCCTTTAACCAAATGCAGTCTGAGGCAAAAAGTCTCGGTCAAACTATAGTCGCTAAAGAACAAGAACTCAGCGAAGCTTTTACTACGAAAAAAATTACTAATGTCCAACTCCATAATAAAACTAATGAATTGGCACGACTCTATGGAAAATTAAGGTCAATCCATTTACAGGCACATTTGCAAATAACTCCACTTTTATCGGTAGAGCAAATCCGAAAATACGATCGAATTAGAGGTTATGAGCAAGATAACTAA
- a CDS encoding heavy metal-responsive transcriptional regulator has translation MSEIAYLKIGELAKQTDLAVGTLRYYSDLGLLVPVHRGDNGYRYYSQNAGSQVQFIKKAQALGFTLEEIKQILNVRDRGEQPCDLVQGLLNDKIEQLEIQIKRMSLFKKELEEYRSSWIDNPALEPNSEEVCPLISSVSINSL, from the coding sequence ATGAGTGAAATAGCTTACCTAAAAATTGGCGAACTAGCCAAACAAACCGATCTAGCAGTAGGAACTTTACGTTACTATAGCGATCTTGGGCTTTTAGTTCCCGTACATAGGGGAGATAATGGCTATCGTTACTATAGTCAGAACGCAGGTTCGCAGGTGCAATTTATCAAGAAAGCTCAAGCTTTAGGATTTACCTTGGAAGAGATTAAGCAAATACTAAACGTGCGCGATCGCGGGGAACAGCCTTGCGATTTGGTACAGGGCTTATTAAATGACAAGATCGAACAACTGGAAATTCAGATTAAACGGATGAGTTTGTTTAAAAAGGAGTTAGAAGAATATCGCTCTAGCTGGATAGATAACCCCGCGCTCGAACCAAACTCTGAAGAGGTTTGTCCTCTAATTTCGAGTGTATCTATAAATAGTTTATGA
- a CDS encoding tetratricopeptide repeat protein — MSYNKNDPAMKLMKILGILLGMTLTVGGLSVFVRPALAIASTQQQSAVSTERMNVESLFERGTEKINRGDYQSAIADLDRVIELDPNYIEAYCSRGMAEFGLGNLERAIAQFDLALQVAPRHADALNRKGIVLAQQGNLKRAVNNFGQALNFDSNFVDAYYNRGKARTELGNLQGAIADYNQAIKLDPNLAEAYGNRGFVRARIGEKQKGLEDLQQAAQLFLDSGNMAGYQQTLAYIQMIQR, encoded by the coding sequence TTGAGTTACAACAAGAACGATCCAGCCATGAAACTGATGAAGATATTAGGCATTTTATTAGGGATGACATTAACTGTTGGCGGATTGTCGGTTTTTGTCAGACCAGCTTTAGCCATTGCTTCTACCCAACAGCAATCGGCAGTTTCTACCGAGCGCATGAATGTTGAAAGCCTGTTCGAGCGCGGTACGGAAAAAATCAATCGTGGTGATTATCAATCGGCAATTGCCGATCTAGATCGCGTTATCGAACTCGACCCTAACTATATTGAAGCCTATTGTAGTCGGGGAATGGCAGAATTTGGCTTGGGAAATTTGGAACGGGCGATCGCTCAATTCGATTTGGCATTACAGGTTGCTCCCCGTCATGCTGATGCTTTGAATAGAAAAGGTATCGTTCTCGCACAGCAAGGTAATCTAAAGCGAGCCGTCAACAACTTTGGTCAAGCTTTGAATTTTGACTCTAACTTTGTTGATGCCTATTACAATCGAGGTAAGGCGCGTACTGAATTAGGAAATCTTCAAGGTGCGATCGCTGATTATAACCAAGCTATTAAGCTCGATCCCAATTTAGCTGAGGCTTACGGCAATCGGGGATTTGTTCGCGCTCGAATAGGAGAAAAACAAAAAGGTTTAGAAGATTTACAACAGGCAGCCCAACTATTCTTAGATTCAGGGAATATGGCTGGATACCAACAAACTCTCGCTTATATTCAAATGATTCAACGGTAG
- a CDS encoding glutaredoxin yields MNSATLEKVRVYRMSTPEHECPWGLKAVNLLDEKGIEFEDHKLKSKEETEAFKAKHNVQTTPQIFFGDERVGGYTDLAEKLDVEAEGAEYSYTPVIAVFSSAGLMALATAMGLTGFMGFSLSLLATLKLMDVESFAESFEKYDLITQKVKPYAKIYPFAELAIALGFLSGVAPIATGITSLFIGVSGGISVIKAVYIDKLALNCACVGGNSKAPLGIVSFTENAIMAVMGGVLLFNAFTGEAETTKIKEAEPAAIVRLQEAAK; encoded by the coding sequence ATGAACAGCGCGACTTTAGAAAAAGTTAGAGTATATCGAATGTCTACCCCAGAACACGAATGTCCTTGGGGGTTGAAAGCGGTCAATTTGCTTGATGAAAAAGGCATCGAGTTTGAAGACCACAAACTAAAATCAAAAGAAGAAACCGAAGCTTTTAAAGCCAAACATAACGTTCAAACCACGCCTCAGATCTTTTTTGGAGACGAAAGAGTTGGCGGATATACCGATTTAGCAGAAAAACTAGATGTAGAAGCTGAAGGGGCAGAATACTCCTACACTCCTGTAATTGCCGTTTTTTCCAGTGCAGGACTGATGGCTTTGGCTACTGCGATGGGACTGACTGGGTTTATGGGCTTTTCCCTATCTTTGCTGGCTACCCTTAAGCTAATGGATGTTGAATCTTTTGCCGAGAGTTTTGAGAAATATGACCTGATAACCCAGAAAGTTAAACCTTACGCCAAAATATATCCTTTTGCGGAATTGGCGATCGCTCTAGGATTTCTCTCTGGGGTTGCTCCAATAGCTACTGGTATCACCTCTCTATTTATCGGTGTTAGTGGTGGAATATCGGTGATTAAAGCCGTATATATTGATAAATTGGCTCTCAACTGTGCTTGTGTCGGCGGTAATTCTAAAGCCCCCTTGGGTATTGTCAGCTTTACCGAAAATGCGATTATGGCGGTTATGGGTGGAGTACTGCTTTTCAATGCTTTTACAGGAGAAGCGGAAACCACCAAAATTAAAGAAGCCGAACCCGCTGCGATCGTTCGCTTACAAGAGGCAGCTAAATAG
- a CDS encoding TolC family protein encodes MSTLWRLIATGFSVGISLFQLKSASAQTSAQISASSTSSANSSILELPTSTERVKVQQVQSLTLEQTLELAKKNNRELQVAVLTRERSQVALRQAQGAWYPNLALSTELVQVDNIENPTELNFETASSSPAFLAGTVELSYDVFTFGKRSARIKAAQKQLQFDQLELERLQQQIQLDVINAYYDLQEADEQVRISQAAVKNARLALRDARALEEGGLGTQLDIARATVQLKNAEQELIQAQTQQDLASDRLTRILGLSETIDVAAANPVEVGEEWNLSLEETIIQAFQNRAEFKQQLIQRDISLQQRRVTLSEVRPNLGLFANYQAVGELSQESTDGYAVGARVRWNFFDGGITAAAAKQEAVNAQIAEVRFADLRNQIRLEVEQAYKNLLANAKNIETATIALQQAEKALELVSFGYSQDASTQLEVNTAQNELTQAAGNRVRAITNYNRSLALLQRAIDRL; translated from the coding sequence ATGTCTACATTGTGGAGACTAATAGCTACAGGATTTAGTGTAGGAATTAGTTTATTTCAATTAAAGTCAGCTTCAGCGCAAACTTCGGCTCAAATTTCTGCTAGTTCTACCTCATCAGCGAATTCCTCTATTTTAGAACTTCCTACTTCCACCGAGCGAGTAAAAGTTCAACAAGTGCAATCTCTTACTCTCGAACAAACACTGGAACTAGCTAAGAAAAACAATCGAGAATTGCAAGTTGCTGTTCTAACTAGAGAGCGATCGCAGGTAGCTTTGAGACAGGCGCAAGGAGCTTGGTATCCCAATTTAGCTTTGAGTACTGAACTGGTACAGGTAGATAATATAGAAAATCCTACGGAGTTGAATTTTGAGACGGCTAGCTCCTCCCCTGCTTTTTTAGCGGGTACAGTAGAACTCAGTTACGATGTTTTTACGTTTGGCAAACGTTCGGCACGAATTAAAGCTGCTCAAAAACAATTACAATTCGACCAATTGGAACTAGAACGACTCCAGCAACAAATTCAATTGGATGTCATTAATGCTTACTACGATCTCCAAGAAGCTGACGAACAGGTACGTATCAGTCAAGCTGCGGTGAAAAATGCCCGACTAGCTTTACGGGATGCACGAGCTTTAGAGGAAGGAGGGTTAGGTACTCAATTAGATATTGCCCGTGCTACAGTTCAGCTTAAAAATGCCGAACAAGAACTGATTCAAGCGCAAACTCAACAAGATCTGGCTAGCGATCGCCTGACTAGGATTTTAGGATTATCTGAAACTATCGATGTTGCTGCTGCCAATCCAGTTGAAGTTGGCGAGGAATGGAACCTTTCCCTCGAAGAGACTATTATTCAAGCTTTCCAAAATAGAGCGGAATTTAAACAACAATTAATCCAGCGTGATATTAGTCTCCAGCAGCGACGGGTAACTTTATCAGAAGTAAGACCCAACCTCGGTTTGTTTGCTAACTATCAGGCAGTAGGAGAGTTAAGTCAAGAAAGTACAGATGGCTATGCTGTTGGTGCTAGGGTCAGATGGAATTTTTTTGATGGAGGAATTACCGCTGCTGCTGCAAAGCAAGAAGCCGTTAATGCTCAAATTGCCGAAGTCCGCTTTGCCGATCTCCGCAACCAAATTCGTTTAGAAGTCGAACAAGCTTACAAAAACCTCCTAGCTAACGCTAAGAACATTGAAACGGCTACTATTGCCTTACAACAAGCGGAAAAAGCTCTGGAATTAGTTAGTTTTGGCTATAGTCAAGATGCGAGTACACAGTTAGAAGTCAATACCGCGCAAAACGAATTGACACAAGCTGCTGGCAATCGAGTAAGAGCTATAACCAACTATAATCGCTCTTTGGCATTGCTTCAGAGGGCAATCGATCGGCTTTAG
- a CDS encoding four-helix bundle copper-binding protein: MTATSTQSSNLDSCIQACLDCLKDCENCATACLNSDMVQMMSKCIELCRDCSDTCDLCARLMMRSSGIHAQMCSVCAEACERCAEECGSHDSDHCKRCAESCRRCAESCRQMATA, translated from the coding sequence ATGACAGCTACATCAACTCAATCCTCTAACTTAGATTCTTGTATTCAAGCTTGTCTGGATTGTCTTAAAGACTGTGAAAACTGCGCTACCGCCTGTCTTAATAGCGACATGGTGCAGATGATGTCCAAGTGTATCGAATTATGCCGTGACTGTTCTGATACTTGCGACCTTTGCGCTCGTCTGATGATGCGTTCCTCTGGTATTCACGCTCAAATGTGTAGTGTCTGCGCTGAAGCTTGCGAACGTTGTGCTGAAGAGTGTGGTAGTCACGATAGCGACCACTGTAAACGCTGTGCTGAATCTTGTCGTCGCTGTGCTGAATCCTGCCGTCAAATGGCGACAGCGTAG
- a CDS encoding metal ABC transporter ATP-binding protein, translating to MQSATQTLDISVNNLSVTYSNARLALYNANCIVEPGTITGLVGPNGGGKSTLFKSIMGFLKPRQGQILIGGISVQKAQKRQLMAYVPQSDEVDWNFPVSVFDVVMMGRYGYMNLLRIPSAKDRRLVMASLERVGMIDFRHHQIGELSGGQKKRAFLARALAQEGKVILLDEPFTGVDVKTEKRIIDLLIQLRSEGHTILVSTHDLASISTFCDRTILLNQTILAAGTTEETFTEENLAMTFGGLPVTSLRQMFQTSEVDR from the coding sequence ATGCAATCTGCAACTCAAACACTCGATATCAGCGTCAATAACCTCAGCGTTACCTACAGCAATGCTCGACTCGCTCTCTATAATGCTAACTGCATTGTCGAACCAGGGACGATTACTGGTTTAGTTGGACCAAATGGTGGTGGCAAGTCTACTTTGTTTAAGTCAATTATGGGTTTTTTAAAACCGAGACAAGGGCAAATCCTTATTGGTGGTATTTCGGTACAAAAAGCTCAAAAACGTCAGCTAATGGCGTATGTACCTCAGTCGGACGAAGTAGACTGGAATTTTCCCGTCAGCGTATTTGACGTGGTAATGATGGGTCGCTACGGCTATATGAACCTGCTGCGGATTCCGAGTGCTAAAGATCGTCGGTTAGTAATGGCAAGTTTGGAGCGGGTGGGTATGATTGATTTTCGCCATCATCAAATTGGCGAACTGTCTGGAGGTCAGAAAAAACGGGCATTTTTAGCAAGAGCCTTAGCTCAAGAAGGCAAGGTGATTTTACTCGATGAGCCTTTTACGGGTGTGGATGTTAAGACCGAAAAGCGCATCATCGATCTGCTGATCCAGCTACGGTCAGAAGGACACACCATTTTGGTATCCACCCACGATCTAGCTTCGATTTCCACGTTTTGCGATCGCACTATCCTCCTCAACCAAACAATTCTAGCTGCTGGAACGACAGAAGAAACTTTTACCGAAGAAAACTTAGCCATGACCTTCGGTGGTTTACCAGTTACCAGCTTACGTCAAATGTTCCAGACATCTGAGGTGGATAGATGA
- a CDS encoding efflux RND transporter periplasmic adaptor subunit: MKILSPKYFSPLKLYTYVSFLSSILLAIAEPALSGQGHSHGSSVFESAGNEAGKSVEVAPEVARNLGIQVEPVKRQRLSVAIKTPGQIESLPNKQVEVNTPIDQAQVVELLVEPGQAVNTGEPIAVLSSPGLVELRVNSQNQRAEAEAALQQAQADLQLAKQNYQRYSNIAAAEIVQAKSQLKFAREQYQRDSELAKRGVIPRRNALESETQLAGAQAQLTNAESKREVIAAENQLQKAQADVRAAESRLKLSETQYLTRLQQLGIQANERGLLTMRAPISGKVAQRPANIGQSFQDAGATLMTIIDDSSVFATANVYEKDLSQIRQGQQVRVKVPSIRDRTFTGNITVIGSVVQGETRVIPVRAKLDNPNGELKPGMFASLEVLTDQTTSATIAIPQEAVVEANGRNLVFLQEDQGEVYESVAVSLGESSGGLVAVEEGLTEGDRIVAQGGVMLYAESLKGGGQEPDTEETHDEEGHDHDEEEPEGIHDEEGHEHGEEEPEGTHDEEGHEHDEKTDESTSSSSSSSLWLLSLLGVGGMTTAFAVGRHTGMQPQSLVGEKEELEEFGLNEANTTGDSAYEGEQTPQISPQNNESSD; encoded by the coding sequence ATGAAAATTTTATCTCCTAAATACTTCTCACCACTGAAACTCTATACTTACGTATCATTTTTAAGCTCGATCTTGTTGGCGATCGCCGAGCCTGCGCTGTCTGGTCAGGGTCACAGTCATGGAAGCTCCGTTTTTGAATCAGCAGGTAATGAAGCGGGTAAATCAGTTGAAGTCGCCCCCGAAGTTGCTCGAAACCTGGGAATTCAAGTCGAACCAGTAAAGCGACAGAGGTTGTCAGTAGCAATTAAAACTCCAGGACAAATAGAAAGTTTACCTAACAAACAAGTAGAAGTAAATACGCCCATCGACCAAGCTCAAGTTGTAGAGTTGCTGGTCGAACCAGGGCAAGCTGTCAATACGGGAGAGCCTATTGCTGTTTTGTCTAGTCCTGGTTTAGTTGAATTGCGAGTAAATTCTCAAAATCAACGAGCCGAAGCTGAAGCTGCACTACAACAAGCGCAAGCCGACCTACAGCTAGCCAAGCAGAACTATCAACGGTATTCAAACATAGCTGCTGCCGAAATCGTCCAGGCAAAGAGCCAGTTAAAATTTGCTCGCGAGCAGTATCAAAGAGATAGCGAGTTAGCAAAACGAGGAGTAATCCCCCGTCGTAATGCACTAGAATCGGAAACCCAGTTAGCAGGAGCGCAAGCTCAACTTACCAATGCCGAGAGCAAACGAGAGGTCATAGCTGCGGAAAACCAACTACAAAAAGCTCAGGCAGATGTGCGAGCTGCTGAATCCCGTCTCAAACTCAGTGAGACTCAGTACCTTACTAGATTACAACAACTGGGAATTCAAGCTAACGAGCGTGGATTATTAACAATGAGAGCGCCGATTTCTGGCAAGGTGGCACAACGCCCAGCAAATATAGGTCAATCTTTTCAGGATGCAGGGGCAACCTTGATGACAATTATTGACGATAGCAGCGTGTTTGCCACGGCTAATGTCTATGAAAAGGATTTATCCCAAATACGTCAGGGTCAGCAAGTGCGAGTTAAAGTTCCTAGCATTCGCGATCGCACCTTTACGGGCAATATTACCGTTATTGGCTCGGTAGTCCAAGGAGAAACAAGAGTAATTCCCGTGCGTGCAAAATTAGATAATCCTAACGGTGAGTTGAAACCTGGGATGTTCGCCAGTCTAGAAGTATTAACCGACCAAACCACATCTGCTACTATAGCTATTCCTCAAGAAGCGGTAGTAGAAGCTAATGGTAGGAATCTGGTATTTCTTCAAGAAGACCAGGGTGAAGTCTACGAATCAGTAGCAGTTAGCTTGGGAGAAAGCTCTGGTGGCTTGGTAGCGGTTGAAGAGGGTTTAACAGAGGGCGATCGCATAGTAGCTCAAGGAGGGGTTATGCTTTACGCTGAGTCTTTAAAAGGTGGTGGTCAAGAACCTGATACAGAAGAAACTCATGATGAAGAGGGACACGACCACGATGAAGAAGAACCTGAAGGAATTCATGATGAAGAGGGACACGAACACGGTGAGGAAGAACCCGAAGGAACTCATGATGAAGAGGGACACGAACACGATGAAAAGACAGATGAAAGCACCAGTTCTTCTAGCTCATCATCATTATGGTTGCTCTCATTGCTTGGAGTAGGGGGAATGACCACTGCCTTTGCGGTGGGTCGTCATACGGGAATGCAACCTCAGTCTTTAGTAGGAGAGAAAGAAGAACTAGAGGAATTTGGGCTAAATGAGGCGAATACTACTGGTGATAGTGCCTACGAGGGCGAACAGACCCCACAAATATCCCCTCAAAATAATGAATCTTCCGATTAA
- a CDS encoding metal ABC transporter permease, whose protein sequence is MSNLIANIPLVDWLIEPLQYGFLVQAIWVSAFVGLVCAVLSCYITLKGWSLMGDAVSHAVVPGVVVAYALNIPFAIGAFVFGFGATVAIGYIKSKTRLKEDAVIGVVFTGFFAFGLVLVTKIPSNIDLFHILFGNVLGISQQDIIQTLIAGTITLVVILIRRKDLLLFCFDPNHAKAIGLNTQFMYYTLLSVLALTIVTALQTAGIILVIAMLVTPGATAYLLTDRFDRMLIISIVTSVFSCVGGTYLSYHFDVSTGGSIVVLLTVLFMITMVFAPKYGILAQNSHQHQEQALPRPHSPH, encoded by the coding sequence ATGAGTAATCTAATTGCCAATATTCCCCTGGTAGACTGGCTGATCGAACCCTTACAGTATGGATTTTTAGTTCAGGCAATCTGGGTTAGTGCCTTTGTCGGTTTAGTCTGTGCGGTGCTTTCTTGTTACATTACCCTCAAGGGCTGGTCTTTGATGGGAGATGCGGTTTCTCATGCGGTTGTGCCTGGGGTAGTAGTAGCCTATGCCCTGAATATTCCCTTTGCTATTGGCGCATTTGTCTTTGGCTTTGGGGCAACCGTGGCAATTGGCTACATTAAATCAAAAACTCGTCTTAAAGAAGATGCCGTGATTGGCGTAGTATTTACAGGTTTTTTTGCCTTCGGTTTGGTGCTGGTAACAAAAATTCCCAGTAATATCGATCTGTTTCATATTTTGTTTGGCAATGTGTTGGGCATATCTCAACAGGACATCATTCAAACTTTGATTGCAGGTACAATTACTCTGGTGGTGATTTTAATACGCCGTAAAGACCTGCTGCTATTTTGTTTTGACCCCAATCACGCTAAAGCCATCGGTCTTAATACTCAATTTATGTATTATACTTTGCTTTCGGTGCTGGCTCTTACTATCGTAACTGCCCTTCAAACCGCAGGTATCATTTTAGTGATTGCCATGCTGGTAACTCCTGGAGCGACAGCTTACCTATTAACCGATCGCTTTGACCGTATGTTAATAATTTCTATTGTTACGAGTGTCTTCTCTTGTGTGGGTGGAACTTATCTTAGCTATCATTTCGATGTCTCTACAGGTGGCTCAATTGTGGTACTTCTGACAGTCTTGTTTATGATAACAATGGTATTTGCACCTAAATACGGAATTTTGGCTCAGAATTCTCATCAGCATCAAGAGCAAGCACTTCCGCGACCCCACTCGCCACATTAA
- a CDS encoding metal ABC transporter substrate-binding protein, whose protein sequence is MAEIYLRRGIILFISLTLGMWLTGCSSTGGTSSTTTSNDTDVADVAADSSTDTKGKKKVLTTFTILADMAQNVAGDKLEVKSITRIGAEIHGYEPTPSDIVKAQDADLILYNGMNLERWFEQFLGNVKDVPSVLLTEGIEAIPISEGPYASKPNPHAWMSPLNALVYVENIRQAFVELDPENADTYNANASAYSEQLKAIDEKLQADLKQVPEKQRYLVSCEGAFSYLARDYDMKEIYMWSINAEQQFTPKQIQRVIEQVKTNDVPTIFCESTVSNEGQKQVAKTTGARFGGNLYVDSLSTEQEPVPTFIDLLEYDARTITNGLLGGSKSQ, encoded by the coding sequence ATGGCGGAAATTTATTTAAGGCGTGGCATTATCTTATTCATTAGCTTAACGCTAGGGATGTGGCTCACTGGCTGTAGTAGTACTGGGGGAACTTCGTCAACAACTACATCAAACGATACAGATGTGGCTGACGTTGCTGCCGACTCATCAACAGACACCAAAGGCAAAAAGAAAGTTCTCACTACTTTTACTATTTTGGCGGATATGGCTCAAAATGTGGCAGGTGACAAGCTAGAAGTAAAGTCTATTACTCGCATTGGTGCAGAAATTCACGGTTACGAACCTACACCAAGCGACATAGTAAAAGCTCAAGATGCCGACTTGATTCTTTATAACGGTATGAATTTAGAGCGTTGGTTTGAACAGTTTTTAGGTAATGTGAAAGATGTCCCCTCGGTGTTATTGACAGAGGGAATTGAGGCGATTCCAATTTCTGAAGGACCTTATGCCAGCAAACCCAATCCTCATGCCTGGATGTCGCCTCTTAATGCACTAGTTTATGTAGAAAATATTCGTCAAGCTTTTGTAGAACTAGACCCAGAAAACGCGGATACCTATAACGCTAACGCATCCGCATACAGCGAACAATTAAAAGCAATTGATGAAAAACTACAGGCAGACTTGAAGCAAGTACCCGAAAAGCAACGCTATTTAGTAAGTTGCGAAGGGGCATTCTCATATCTCGCTCGCGACTATGACATGAAAGAAATCTATATGTGGTCGATTAATGCCGAACAACAGTTTACTCCCAAGCAGATACAGAGGGTAATTGAGCAAGTAAAAACCAACGATGTGCCAACTATTTTCTGTGAAAGCACCGTTAGCAATGAAGGACAAAAGCAAGTTGCTAAGACAACAGGGGCAAGATTTGGAGGCAACCTTTATGTAGATTCTCTTTCGACGGAACAAGAACCAGTTCCCACCTTTATAGATTTACTCGAATATGATGCCCGCACTATTACTAATGGTTTGCTAGGGGGCAGTAAAAGTCAGTAA
- the rppA gene encoding two-component system response regulator RppA, which produces MRILLVEDEPDLGAALKDTLNQHNYTVDWVLNGDEAWNYLTTKNIEYHVAIFDWMLPGLSGIDLLKRLRRQQSPLPVLMLTARSEIEDKVTGLDTGADYYLVKPFGMEELLAVIRALQRRSPELAPPELTLGCLSLDYNNNCVCVCDADRCLQTVTLTTKEFQLLEYFMRHPDRIISRDQILAQLWDWNAETMSNVVAAQVRLLRRKLAECGCADPVETVYGLGYRFSANPHLDFPSATDSDKR; this is translated from the coding sequence ATGCGAATACTTTTAGTTGAGGACGAACCAGATTTGGGAGCAGCCTTGAAGGATACTTTAAACCAACACAATTATACGGTCGATTGGGTTTTAAATGGCGACGAAGCCTGGAACTATCTGACAACTAAAAACATTGAATATCACGTAGCAATTTTTGATTGGATGTTGCCAGGGTTATCAGGTATTGACCTCCTCAAAAGATTAAGAAGACAGCAAAGTCCCTTGCCAGTATTGATGTTGACTGCCAGAAGCGAGATCGAAGACAAAGTAACGGGATTGGATACTGGTGCGGATTATTATTTAGTCAAACCGTTTGGAATGGAAGAATTGCTGGCGGTAATACGGGCATTGCAAAGGCGATCGCCAGAACTCGCTCCACCAGAGCTAACCTTGGGTTGTCTGTCCCTCGACTACAACAATAACTGTGTTTGTGTCTGCGATGCCGATCGCTGTTTGCAAACAGTTACTTTAACTACCAAAGAATTTCAACTACTAGAATATTTTATGCGCCATCCCGACCGCATTATTTCCCGCGACCAAATTTTAGCTCAGCTTTGGGACTGGAACGCCGAAACCATGAGCAATGTGGTTGCTGCTCAGGTAAGATTGTTAAGACGCAAGCTAGCAGAATGTGGCTGTGCCGACCCCGTAGAAACTGTATACGGATTGGGTTATCGTTTTAGTGCCAATCCCCATTTAGATTTTCCATCAGCTACAGACTCAGACAAAAGATGA